A genomic region of Xanthomonas campestris pv. phormiicola contains the following coding sequences:
- a CDS encoding TonB-dependent receptor — translation MALLAALPAAAQEAAAVRDNTAAAADGNDGAADAKTLDSVVVTGSRIRRNDALDGPTPLTVIGAEQIRAAGYTEIADVVNQLPSLALTQTSQTSNLAGNPGVNALDLRGMGTQRTLVLVDGRRQVPAIPGTSAVDVSNIPSSLVERVEVITGGASALYGAEAVTGVVNFILKKDFQGLDASARYGISSRGDMRSNSVDALFGHNFADNRGNVTVYGFYEREPDSVSGQDRPWTATGYPMYTRNNRNQRYWISDNNRNINNAEDAQLILGGRHYAMTADGQLRAPVLGPGGYVNSVPVSLADPSTALGSLLTDGGEYGGRYDSWYLAVPSDRFASRATLNFDVSDSLRFFANLGYSRTTSQSAWRALSAFGSEAVPADSPFVTDAMRAANGGTITDGVYFARHFDDELGQGGSQYRRQLLQGVVGLEGDFSLGGRAWNYSAYYSYGRTEQRNRDIDTVSYTRYYLAVDSTTAADGSAICRSTLTDPGNGCVPLNPFKRLTAREIAYLRYTSDWATTTMTQQVLSAYASGGMFDLPGGEAQIAFGGEYRKERNDIGAIAQYDPANPAYDASLGTTQLPLVGQYDVKELYSELHLPLLADRLFAQRLGVDAAVRVSDYNTAGRTVTNKFGIDWAPIQDITLRGTYGKAVRAPNIGELYTASSIGGMWITDPCNTYNQRYRSDRSQYTAANCAQLNPSDKSTYWLYRDIITKGNLDLANETAKTRTVGIVLRPRFLPDFSLSVDYYNIDLRGAIDSFPAQTVINKCVDAPTLDNPFCSFVSRDADGNLLNVVTQKLNLSRYLTRGVDFAAQYRYDLAERWGQNAGALSFDLNYTHLIRQDYTLDPDQPEEVTRFAGVFGSPSWKGVLRSTWSNAHAGATWSLRHFSKMRNSTQITDTDYQKVWTGNVFYSDVSGYYRLKSGLELFGGVSNLFDRAPPRVPGAEAGGANFELGYHAGVYDVIGRMYYGGIRLAL, via the coding sequence ATGGCGCTGCTCGCGGCGTTGCCGGCGGCGGCGCAGGAGGCCGCTGCCGTGCGCGACAACACGGCCGCGGCCGCCGACGGCAACGACGGCGCCGCCGACGCCAAGACCCTGGACAGCGTGGTCGTCACCGGTTCGCGCATCCGTCGCAACGACGCGCTGGACGGCCCCACGCCGCTGACCGTGATCGGCGCCGAGCAGATCCGCGCGGCCGGTTATACCGAGATCGCCGATGTGGTCAATCAGCTGCCGAGCCTGGCGCTGACCCAGACCAGCCAGACCAGCAACCTGGCCGGCAACCCCGGCGTCAACGCGCTGGACCTGCGCGGCATGGGCACCCAGCGCACCCTGGTGCTGGTCGACGGCCGCCGCCAGGTGCCGGCGATCCCGGGCACCTCGGCGGTGGACGTGAGCAACATCCCCTCCAGCCTGGTCGAACGGGTGGAAGTCATCACCGGCGGCGCCTCGGCGCTGTACGGCGCCGAGGCGGTCACCGGCGTGGTCAACTTCATCCTGAAGAAGGATTTCCAGGGCCTGGACGCCAGCGCGCGCTACGGCATCTCCAGCCGCGGCGACATGCGCAGCAACAGCGTCGATGCGCTGTTCGGGCACAACTTCGCCGACAACCGCGGCAACGTCACCGTCTACGGTTTCTACGAACGCGAGCCCGATTCGGTGTCCGGCCAGGACCGGCCGTGGACCGCCACCGGCTACCCGATGTACACGCGCAACAACCGCAACCAGCGCTACTGGATCTCCGACAACAACCGCAACATCAACAACGCCGAGGACGCGCAGCTCATCCTCGGTGGCCGCCACTACGCGATGACCGCCGACGGCCAGCTGCGCGCGCCGGTGCTCGGCCCGGGCGGCTACGTCAACAGCGTGCCGGTGAGCCTGGCCGATCCGTCCACCGCACTGGGCAGCCTGCTCACCGACGGCGGCGAGTACGGCGGCCGCTACGACTCGTGGTACCTGGCGGTGCCGTCGGATCGCTTCGCCAGCCGCGCCACGCTCAATTTCGATGTCAGCGACAGCCTGCGCTTCTTCGCCAACCTCGGCTATTCGCGCACCACCTCGCAATCGGCGTGGCGCGCGCTGAGCGCGTTCGGCAGCGAGGCGGTGCCGGCCGACAGCCCGTTCGTCACCGACGCGATGCGCGCGGCCAACGGCGGCACGATCACCGACGGGGTCTACTTCGCGCGGCACTTCGACGACGAACTGGGGCAGGGCGGCAGCCAGTACCGGCGCCAACTGCTGCAGGGCGTGGTCGGCCTGGAAGGCGACTTCAGCCTGGGCGGCCGCGCCTGGAACTACAGCGCGTACTACTCCTACGGCCGCACCGAGCAGCGCAACCGCGACATCGATACGGTGTCCTACACGCGTTATTACCTGGCGGTGGATTCCACCACCGCCGCCGACGGCAGTGCGATCTGCCGTAGCACGCTCACCGACCCGGGCAACGGCTGCGTGCCGTTGAACCCGTTCAAGCGCCTGACCGCGCGGGAGATCGCCTACCTGCGCTACACCTCGGACTGGGCCACCACCACCATGACCCAGCAGGTGCTGTCGGCCTATGCCTCCGGCGGTATGTTCGACCTGCCCGGCGGCGAAGCGCAGATCGCGTTCGGCGGCGAGTACCGCAAGGAGCGCAACGACATCGGCGCGATCGCCCAGTACGATCCGGCCAATCCGGCCTACGACGCCAGCCTGGGCACCACCCAGCTGCCGCTGGTCGGCCAGTACGACGTCAAGGAACTCTACAGCGAACTGCACCTGCCGCTGCTGGCCGACCGGTTGTTCGCGCAGCGCCTGGGCGTGGACGCGGCGGTGCGCGTGTCCGACTACAACACCGCCGGCCGCACGGTCACCAACAAGTTCGGCATCGACTGGGCGCCGATCCAGGACATCACCCTGCGCGGCACCTACGGCAAGGCGGTGCGCGCGCCCAACATCGGCGAGCTGTACACCGCCAGCAGCATCGGCGGCATGTGGATCACCGATCCGTGCAACACCTACAACCAGCGCTACCGCAGCGACCGCAGCCAGTACACCGCAGCCAACTGCGCGCAGCTCAATCCGTCGGACAAGAGCACCTACTGGCTGTACCGCGACATCATCACCAAGGGCAACCTGGACCTGGCCAACGAGACCGCCAAGACCCGCACCGTCGGCATCGTGCTGCGTCCGCGTTTCCTGCCGGATTTCTCGCTGTCGGTGGACTACTACAACATCGACCTGCGCGGCGCGATCGATTCGTTCCCGGCGCAGACCGTCATCAACAAGTGCGTGGACGCGCCGACCCTGGACAACCCGTTCTGTTCCTTCGTCAGCCGCGACGCCGATGGCAACCTGCTCAACGTGGTCACCCAGAAGCTCAACCTGTCGCGCTACCTGACCCGCGGCGTCGACTTCGCCGCGCAGTACCGCTACGACCTGGCCGAGCGCTGGGGCCAGAACGCCGGCGCGCTGTCGTTCGACCTGAACTACACGCACCTGATCCGCCAGGACTACACGCTGGATCCGGACCAGCCGGAGGAGGTCACCCGCTTCGCCGGCGTGTTCGGCTCGCCGTCCTGGAAGGGCGTGCTGCGCAGCACCTGGTCCAATGCGCATGCCGGTGCGACCTGGTCGCTGCGCCACTTCTCCAAGATGCGCAACAGCACCCAGATCACCGATACCGACTACCAGAAGGTGTGGACCGGCAACGTGTTCTACAGCGACGTGTCCGGCTACTACCGGCTCAAGTCGGGACTGGAACTGTTCGGCGGGGTCAGCAATCTGTTCGATCGCGCGCCGCCGCGGGTGCCGGGGGCGGAGGCGGGCGGCGCCAACTTCGAGCTGGGCTACCACGCCGGCGTGTACGACGTGATCGGGCGCATGTACTACGGCGGGATCCGCCTGGCGCTGTGA
- a CDS encoding Ig-like domain-containing protein: MLPSLPTQADPVAPATQAVQDNAALGYPRFKGTPTPIPDSGVAFAPGGHLQRVFAADLAAGAGTAPGKDFWIDRMLARSGTGGGFDDSNNWLFSRGRAAYMYTHQPQQPGFVGDVAYAHKTGHDALFRLQAELDGKPLQLVEDSAQRRQTPSYFSSVYLDAGAGVRLRLVKFISEQNVAVAEATLSSSDGVARTLTLRAISPMATHADGAELTGAFATHNAITTVFPRLSGDGFAVDGNSIARRVALPATGEAAALKVQLGLVTRELPASLQEYRRIAAQSPQQAYTEHVVAYNRWWADNLPYLDTPEDNIDKTLFYRWWLLRFNFLDAAVPGNDYQFPVAIEGVLGYDNAIVLTTGMFIDDLKYLRDPSYAYGSWLGAGETAGGGKYVDNPGAPENWSNSYAQYLSAAAWRAYQLHGGPPAVAARLARYASADVDALLRAYDRNGNGLIEYDWAAMTGNDADAVSFDWAKQHGEPRMDRSESAYVYANALAAAQAAQLAGDTATAARMQALAAKIRRAVLDVLWQDHSASADGMGLHGDLLKQRQADGARLPVDWKETNNYYPFSVGLMPRQGDADYDPKYVRALRLFADARQYPIFPFYTANQADRQARGAGGSNNFSVINSTVAFRLLGSALRDYPSPYLDAGSYRKLLYWNAWAHYIDGDNRYPDQNEFWAQGSAADGGSIGYRSWIHHTQLGATNFTVIEDAMGLRPRSDGRIELYPIDIGWDHFAADAVRYRDRDLAIVWDRDGRHYGGAVPKGYSLYLDGKLAFTVDRLAHVLYDPASGRVQALPDAVNADAAQLRVVSSKSIALQTPAQVRFAADARITAVLADAGVDTTLPATAHNLAQGATVSASYAADGFPAAAAVDGSTANEPFWGTAGSPSRSDWIELDLGRPQVLDDVRLYFYRSSSPPGEQHGFASGTRAGYAPPWLYVLQYFDGHAWKTVPGQVRDAPIAQGNRNRVRFPALRVQRLRVLVTHAGALRTGIKEIQAYASGARVPAAKPNQAPQVEAWQQDGVGAGALRLIGRVGDDALPNGTLALRWSVLQAPPGGAAIFEEPQAASTGVRFTAPGAYTLRLQADDGALQGHADVAVVAAALPAGQGLEVQGDAEASAQVTAGHHRLQALNDGLLPAPDQAPSADRRWGSWGRAQPASVWVQYQWRQAQRLNGAAVYFWDDQPDGGVAPPRAWKLQYRDGEQWRDIAVRGGYPVAARGEASRVAFAPVTTTALRAVLDTAAQGDGHAAVGIDEWQVFAERADTVEPIDVRVAPGETPALPQRIAAYFADGSWDWLGVRWPQLDAAALASEGRVQLQGLADGGLPVSASIWVRATAPGQINTVQAPPPLHVRAGQVPALPAFVGVQYNDGSRERVPVQWPPLVPAAYAAPGTSSIVGSAQGRGGSGQLPVRLQIVVDAAVAP; the protein is encoded by the coding sequence CGCCGCCGACCTGGCGGCCGGCGCCGGCACTGCGCCGGGCAAGGATTTCTGGATCGACCGCATGCTCGCGCGCAGCGGCACCGGCGGCGGTTTCGACGACAGCAACAACTGGCTGTTCAGCCGCGGCCGCGCCGCGTACATGTACACGCACCAGCCGCAGCAGCCGGGCTTCGTCGGCGATGTCGCCTACGCGCACAAGACCGGCCACGACGCGCTGTTCCGGCTGCAGGCCGAGCTCGACGGCAAGCCGCTGCAGCTGGTCGAGGACAGCGCGCAGCGGCGGCAGACGCCGAGCTACTTCAGCAGCGTGTATCTCGATGCCGGCGCTGGCGTGCGGCTGCGCCTGGTCAAGTTCATCAGCGAGCAGAACGTGGCGGTGGCCGAGGCCACGCTGTCCAGCAGCGACGGCGTGGCGCGCACGCTGACCCTGCGTGCGATCTCGCCGATGGCCACGCATGCCGACGGCGCCGAGCTCACCGGCGCATTCGCCACCCACAACGCGATCACCACGGTGTTCCCGCGCCTGTCCGGCGATGGCTTCGCGGTCGATGGCAATTCCATCGCGCGCCGCGTGGCGCTGCCGGCGACCGGCGAGGCGGCCGCGCTGAAGGTGCAGCTCGGGCTGGTCACGCGCGAACTGCCGGCGTCGCTGCAGGAGTACCGGCGCATCGCCGCGCAATCGCCGCAGCAGGCCTATACCGAGCACGTGGTCGCCTACAACCGCTGGTGGGCCGACAACCTGCCGTACCTGGACACGCCCGAGGACAACATCGACAAGACGTTGTTCTACCGCTGGTGGCTGCTGCGCTTCAATTTCCTCGACGCCGCGGTGCCCGGCAACGACTACCAGTTCCCGGTGGCGATCGAAGGCGTGCTCGGCTACGACAATGCGATCGTGCTGACCACCGGCATGTTCATCGACGACCTGAAGTACCTGCGCGATCCCAGCTACGCCTACGGCTCGTGGCTGGGCGCCGGCGAGACCGCCGGCGGCGGCAAGTACGTGGACAATCCCGGCGCGCCGGAGAACTGGTCCAACTCCTACGCCCAATACCTGAGCGCCGCCGCGTGGCGTGCCTACCAGCTGCACGGCGGGCCGCCGGCGGTGGCGGCCAGGCTGGCGCGCTACGCCAGCGCCGACGTGGACGCGTTGCTGCGCGCCTACGACCGCAACGGCAACGGCCTGATCGAGTACGACTGGGCGGCGATGACCGGCAACGACGCCGACGCGGTGTCCTTCGACTGGGCCAAACAGCACGGTGAGCCGCGCATGGACCGCAGCGAGAGCGCCTACGTCTACGCCAACGCGCTGGCCGCGGCGCAGGCCGCGCAACTCGCCGGCGATACCGCCACTGCCGCGCGGATGCAGGCGCTGGCGGCGAAGATCCGCCGCGCCGTGCTCGACGTGCTATGGCAGGACCACAGCGCCAGCGCCGACGGCATGGGCCTGCACGGCGACCTGCTCAAGCAGCGCCAGGCCGATGGCGCGCGCTTGCCGGTGGACTGGAAGGAAACCAACAACTACTACCCGTTCAGCGTCGGCCTGATGCCCAGGCAGGGCGATGCCGACTACGATCCGAAGTACGTGCGTGCGCTGCGCCTGTTCGCCGACGCGCGGCAGTATCCGATCTTCCCGTTCTACACCGCCAACCAGGCCGACCGGCAGGCGCGCGGCGCCGGCGGCAGCAACAACTTCTCGGTGATCAACTCCACCGTCGCCTTCCGCCTGCTCGGCAGCGCGCTGCGCGACTATCCCAGCCCCTACCTGGACGCGGGCAGCTACCGCAAGCTGCTGTACTGGAACGCCTGGGCGCACTACATCGACGGCGACAACCGCTACCCGGACCAGAACGAGTTCTGGGCGCAGGGCAGCGCTGCCGACGGCGGCAGCATCGGCTACCGCTCGTGGATCCACCACACCCAGCTCGGCGCGACCAATTTCACCGTGATCGAGGACGCGATGGGCCTGCGTCCGCGCAGCGATGGCAGGATCGAGCTGTATCCGATCGACATCGGCTGGGACCATTTCGCCGCCGACGCGGTGCGCTACCGCGATCGCGACCTGGCCATCGTCTGGGACCGCGACGGCCGCCACTACGGCGGCGCGGTGCCCAAGGGCTATTCGCTGTACCTGGACGGGAAGCTGGCGTTCACCGTCGATCGCCTGGCGCATGTGCTCTACGACCCGGCCAGCGGCCGCGTGCAGGCGCTGCCGGATGCGGTCAATGCGGACGCCGCGCAGCTGCGTGTGGTCAGTTCCAAGTCCATCGCCTTGCAGACACCGGCGCAGGTGCGCTTCGCCGCCGATGCGCGGATCACCGCCGTGCTGGCCGATGCCGGCGTGGATACCACGCTGCCGGCGACCGCGCACAACCTCGCGCAGGGTGCGACGGTGAGCGCCAGCTATGCCGCCGACGGCTTCCCGGCCGCGGCGGCAGTGGACGGCAGCACCGCCAACGAGCCGTTCTGGGGCACGGCCGGGTCGCCGTCGCGCAGCGACTGGATCGAACTGGACCTGGGCCGGCCGCAGGTGCTGGACGACGTGCGCCTGTACTTCTACCGCAGCTCCTCGCCGCCAGGCGAGCAGCACGGCTTTGCTTCCGGCACCCGCGCCGGCTACGCGCCGCCGTGGCTGTACGTGCTGCAGTATTTCGACGGCCATGCCTGGAAGACCGTGCCCGGCCAGGTGCGCGACGCGCCGATCGCGCAGGGCAACCGCAACCGCGTGCGCTTCCCCGCGTTGCGCGTGCAGCGGCTGCGCGTGCTGGTCACCCATGCCGGCGCGCTGCGCACCGGGATCAAGGAAATCCAGGCCTATGCCAGCGGCGCGCGGGTGCCGGCGGCCAAGCCCAACCAGGCGCCGCAGGTCGAGGCCTGGCAGCAGGACGGCGTCGGCGCTGGCGCGCTGCGTTTGATTGGCCGCGTCGGCGACGACGCGCTGCCCAACGGCACCCTGGCGCTGCGCTGGAGCGTGCTGCAGGCACCGCCCGGCGGCGCGGCGATCTTCGAGGAGCCGCAGGCGGCCAGCACCGGCGTGCGCTTCACCGCGCCCGGCGCCTACACGCTGCGGCTGCAGGCCGACGATGGCGCGTTGCAAGGCCATGCCGATGTGGCCGTGGTCGCCGCGGCGTTGCCGGCCGGGCAGGGCCTGGAAGTGCAGGGCGACGCCGAGGCCAGCGCGCAGGTCACTGCCGGCCACCACCGGCTGCAGGCGCTCAACGACGGGCTGCTGCCCGCGCCGGATCAAGCGCCGTCCGCGGATCGCCGCTGGGGCAGCTGGGGCCGCGCGCAACCGGCCTCGGTGTGGGTGCAGTACCAATGGCGGCAAGCGCAGCGCTTGAACGGCGCCGCAGTCTACTTCTGGGACGACCAGCCCGACGGCGGCGTGGCGCCGCCGCGCGCGTGGAAACTGCAATACCGCGATGGCGAGCAGTGGCGCGACATCGCGGTGCGCGGCGGCTATCCGGTCGCCGCGCGCGGCGAAGCGAGCCGCGTGGCGTTCGCACCGGTCACCACCACCGCGTTGCGCGCGGTGCTGGACACCGCCGCGCAGGGCGACGGCCATGCCGCGGTCGGTATCGACGAATGGCAGGTCTTCGCCGAGCGCGCCGACACGGTCGAGCCGATCGACGTGCGGGTGGCGCCGGGCGAGACGCCGGCCTTGCCGCAGCGCATCGCCGCTTACTTCGCCGACGGCAGCTGGGATTGGCTGGGCGTGCGCTGGCCGCAACTCGACGCGGCGGCGCTGGCCAGCGAAGGCCGCGTGCAGCTGCAGGGCCTGGCCGACGGTGGCCTGCCGGTCAGCGCCAGCATCTGGGTGCGCGCCACCGCGCCGGGCCAGATCAACACGGTGCAGGCGCCGCCGCCACTGCACGTGCGTGCCGGGCAGGTGCCGGCGCTGCCGGCGTTCGTCGGCGTGCAGTACAACGACGGCTCGCGCGAACGGGTGCCGGTGCAGTGGCCGCCGTTGGTGCCGGCCGCGTATGCGGCGCCGGGCACGTCCAGCATCGTCGGCAGCGCGCAGGGGCGCGGCGGCAGCGGGCAGTTGCCGGTGCGGCTGCAGATCGTGGTCGATGCGGCGGTGGCGCCATGA
- a CDS encoding family 43 glycosylhydrolase yields MSLRRAARIGACLLLALAVASAQAAPLRARNVHSAGNPILADGRDYSADPAPLVADGKLYIIAGRDEAPPDVNDFVLKRWQMLVTADVGSGNWTHYPSLLRPEQVFAWAAAGRAYAAQIVQGPDHRYYLYAPVEEKHSPNADPFAIGVAVADSPLGPWRDAHPQGPILSQSLPVRNTIQNIDPTVLVDDDGRVYLYWGTFGKLFGIELERDMVTPKGTAVAVTTLDGYFEAPWLFKRHGTYYMAYAGNRAGPDSDCTPTLYHACIAYGTAPSPLGPWTYRGVILPPVSSTTSHPGIVQFTGQWYLVYHTADAKGGGHFRRSVAIDRLDWDDTQRPARIRPVLATRAPQPPQPVQRNVARYASAGASNGPDIPHQYWIAALNDGVVKRNPLPPQMWGSWSAHNPPQQWLQYSWAQPVTLQRSRIVFWADHPPGANEGVAPPARWHLEYRKDGQWLPLAQAATGAVAGRVQTLRFAPVTTRCVRAVFDASGGDGRYAALAVQEWEMWATRAQRLAQAGVADAQRCDAL; encoded by the coding sequence ATGAGCCTGCGCCGTGCCGCGCGCATCGGCGCCTGCCTGCTGCTGGCGCTTGCCGTTGCCTCAGCGCAGGCCGCACCGTTGCGCGCGCGCAACGTGCACAGCGCCGGCAATCCGATCCTGGCCGACGGCCGCGACTATTCCGCCGATCCGGCGCCGCTGGTCGCCGACGGCAAGCTGTACATCATCGCCGGCCGCGACGAGGCGCCGCCCGACGTCAACGACTTCGTACTCAAGCGCTGGCAGATGCTGGTCACCGCCGACGTCGGCAGCGGCAACTGGACCCACTACCCATCACTGCTGCGCCCCGAGCAGGTGTTCGCCTGGGCCGCCGCCGGCCGCGCCTATGCCGCGCAGATCGTGCAGGGGCCTGACCACCGCTACTACCTGTATGCGCCGGTCGAAGAAAAACACTCGCCCAACGCCGATCCGTTCGCGATCGGCGTGGCGGTCGCCGACAGCCCGCTGGGGCCGTGGCGCGACGCGCACCCGCAAGGGCCGATCCTGTCGCAGTCACTGCCGGTCAGGAACACGATCCAGAACATCGATCCGACCGTATTGGTCGACGACGACGGCCGCGTGTACCTGTACTGGGGCACCTTCGGCAAGCTGTTCGGGATCGAGCTGGAACGCGACATGGTCACACCCAAGGGCACGGCGGTGGCGGTGACCACGCTGGACGGCTATTTCGAGGCGCCGTGGCTGTTCAAGCGCCACGGCACCTACTACATGGCCTATGCCGGCAACCGCGCCGGGCCGGATTCCGACTGCACCCCGACGCTGTATCACGCCTGCATCGCCTATGGCACTGCGCCGTCGCCGCTGGGGCCGTGGACCTACCGCGGGGTGATCCTGCCGCCGGTGTCCTCGACCACCTCGCATCCGGGCATCGTGCAGTTCACGGGCCAGTGGTATCTGGTCTACCACACCGCCGACGCCAAGGGCGGCGGCCATTTCCGCCGCAGCGTGGCGATCGACCGGCTGGACTGGGACGACACGCAGCGGCCGGCGCGCATTCGCCCGGTGCTGGCCACGCGCGCGCCGCAGCCGCCGCAGCCGGTGCAGCGCAACGTCGCCCGCTACGCATCCGCCGGCGCTTCCAACGGCCCGGACATCCCGCACCAGTACTGGATCGCCGCGCTCAACGACGGCGTGGTCAAGCGCAATCCGCTGCCGCCGCAGATGTGGGGCAGCTGGAGCGCGCACAATCCGCCGCAGCAGTGGCTCCAGTACAGCTGGGCGCAACCGGTGACGCTGCAGCGCAGCCGCATCGTGTTCTGGGCCGACCATCCGCCCGGCGCGAACGAGGGCGTGGCGCCGCCGGCGCGCTGGCATCTGGAATACCGCAAGGACGGGCAGTGGCTGCCGCTGGCGCAGGCCGCAACGGGGGCGGTCGCCGGCCGCGTGCAGACGCTGCGCTTCGCGCCGGTGACCACGCGCTGCGTGCGCGCGGTGTTCGACGCCTCCGGCGGCGACGGCCGCTATGCCGCGCTGGCGGTGCAGGAATGGGAAATGTGGGCCACGCGCGCGCAGCGCCTGGCCCAGGCCGGCGTTGCGGATGCGCAGCGCTGCGACGCGCTTTGA